AACATGTTGAAATTGACTATAAGCCACTTCCCAAGTAGATCAGTTCTAATTAATCAAGCCATTTATCAGTCTGGTTGTTTTTTTAAGCTCCTAGTTCCTCCCTACAATTAATCAATCTGTCTACcgaaatattcatttttcctttttgccctacctttattatttttaggatTTACATTTCATAAGTGTTATTTTGCCTACTTTATGCCTTCTAGGTTTTATAGTCCTTCCCAGAATACCACAGAATTCttgttttgaaactttgttTTGGTGGCATAATGCCGATCATCGAGGTGGAGTGAGACTTTCTTCTGAATCTGTTTTGAGACTTATTTCTATCATGCTTCTTTCTATTTTGACAAGTTAGACGTTACCGTCATTGATCATGGGTATTCTACTCCAGTATTGCAGGAAAGGCTAATCTGGAAAAGGCTGATCTGGAACCAGCTCTGAAAGCTCTTAAAGACAGGCTCATGACCAAGAATGTGGTATGCATTATTCGTTTGATTAGTCACATGTCTTTCTTTCTGTGGACAAAAGCTGTGTTATTCTTGAGGAGTTATTCATGCTTGGAGATTTGCAGGCTGAGGAGATTGCGGAGAAGTTATGTGAATCCGTGTCGGCAAGTCTTGAAGGGAAAAAACTGGCCTCATTCACCAGGGTTTCTTCTACTGTGCAGGTCATGATCATCTCTCAATCTCTCAACATTTACCAcaagttttcatttttgtagTCTCTTACCATTTAGTAGGAGGTCAATATGTTTTACCAGAAGATGCTAAGTTCTTGCGATATAATGGCTACAGGCAGCAATGGAGGAAGCTCTTGTTCGTATTCTAACTCCCAGGCGCTCGATTGACATATTGAGGGATGTCCATGCAGCGAAAGAGCAAAATAAGCCTTATGTTGTTGTCTTTGTTGGTGTTAATGGTGTTGGAAAATCTACTAATCTAGCGAAGGTAAAGCTAATTGTAACTTTTtatatcatttgcatattaagtgGTGGCATACTAAATCGATTGCCTGTCTCTTAAATGAATATGCAGGTTGCCTACTGGCTCCTCCAGCACAAAGTTAGCGTCATGATGGCTGCATGTGATACATTTCGATCGGGAGCTGTTGAACAGCTGCGCACTCATGCTCGTAGACTCCAGGTACTTGATTATATAGTTCTGTGCTTCTGGAACAAAGTGCATTATCATTCTATGTGGACAAGTTAATTTGATTAAGGTCTGTGATTGTCTTATTCTCATTCTGTTGCTTTTAGATCCCTATATTTGAGAAAGGATATGAGAAAGATCCTGCAATTGTTGCAAAAGAAGCAATTCAAGAAGCTGCTCGCAATGGTTCTGATGTTGTTCTTGTGGATACTGCCGGTCGAATGCAGGTAATAATGCTGATAATTTTGCAAAAGGTCAACTGACATCACCTGGACTGTTGGTGGACATTAAATTTAATGTTTTTCCCTGTCATATCCTCCCTTATTGCTGGTCCATATCGCAGTATAGGAGTGCACAAGTTGCCAGTCACTCCAGACTTCTTACCAGTAAAGAAAAAACTCTGAAGAAATCTTCCAGAGTGGAGTCTAAAATTGAACACCATCACACAAAAATGGCCAAATTCACTGTCATCAGCACTTATCCATTCTGGATCACTGGATTGCTTCCTTCCTCTTTCTCCATCTATAAATGGTATATCTTTTCCCTCTGTCGGGAAATGCTTGTGTAGCTTTTGGTCTTAAACAATCATTGCTGATTAGCAGTGTAAAGGAGGGAATTTTTTCTTTGAGTGAAAGACAGGGAAGAACTATATAAGTTTTTCTGTCCTGTCGAAGTACCAAATTATCTCACTGATTGGATCTAGCGGACAGAAGCTGTTCAGGATTTTACTGGAACTGCATATAGAATAAAACTTCTATGAGCATCAAATCGCTACTCATTATTTATCCAATAAAATACTATGTGAGAAGTAACCTTTTCTTTGCCATGGCTGACTCTGATGTTTTCTCCTACCAGATGATGGAGAGGACCttgtaatatttattatttcattcaTTTGATGATTCATGTATTTTACTTTTCTGAGCCACtaattattaattatgtgtTTGATATTCGCAGGACAATGAGCCACTAATGAGAGCTCTCTCAAAACTTGTAAACCTCAACAATCCAGATCTGGTTTTGTTCGTGGGTGAAGCATTGGTTGGGAATGATGCTGTTGATCAACTCTCGAAATTTAATCAGGTAGGGTTATTATAGAAGCTTTGATGGCTCTCTTTGAATGCCGTATGAAATGAATGAAGTATGATGAGGAAGGACTATCCCATTAGTCTAACTAGGGATATGACTGCAGGACCTAGGTTAAACGGCTATTAGTTCAAAGGCAAATCTACAGTTTAGTTGAGCTTTTGGAGTTGTTTCCTTGCTTTGTGAGTTGGTAGGTCATTCCATGTTTTTGCTGATTGGCATTGACTCCTCTTGCCTCTGTTTTCAGAAATTGGCCGACCTGTCGACTTCTCCTAGCCCCAGATTAATTGATGGAATCCTGCTCACAAAATTCGATACTATTGACGATAAGGTAAAGAATTACTCAACTCCCATTGGTTGCATTCAGTTTCCTTAAATGGACTTGTATCCATATCCATTCTCTTACCATTTTCGCATACGTGTCGCATACTTACTCTTGCATACTTGCTCTTTGAAAAGGTTGGAGCTGCACTGTCGATGGTCTATGTTTCCGGAGCACCAGTCATGTTCGTGGGCTGTGGACAGTCGTACACGGACTTGAAGAAACTCAATGTCAAATCGATCGTCAAGACCCTTCTTGCATGAGAATCTGTGCTTGTCGtctttcctcttttgttcaGAGACGCTTGTCGTATGCCCTGTCCTTCGTGTTTGTGGTAGATTGTGGTCCGACTTCTTCTGGGAGGTGATCAGTCGCTTGCGGCTACTAATTTGTATGGGTTTTATATTGCATCATTAGTCTTCTTGCTTTACAGAATTGTCCTCCATGCGCATGCTTTTCTTACTGTTGCTGAATTGTCCTCCGGGATTCACGACCACCAAGGCTATGGTTGCTTGAGACTCACGACGGTGCTTGTAGCCTGATGCCGCCGCAGAGTTAACcgttttttgtttccttttttttttcaaatattgttTTTTATCTAGGATACTTGAGTTAAAATTACCCACCCCCAAAGTGAAGAGAGAAACATATGGTGGTGTCGTTGATAGGACGATACATATACATGTTAAACGGCAGGACAAATGTAGCGGGGAAAAAGCTGAAATTCAAAGCTTTCACTtgaaagaaataagaaagtaGATGCGACATCGGAATTGGACTCAAATTAGGTTTTACGCTCCATGTAGCACTAAAACTGAAGGAACAAAGCTATCAGATACCTTTGAATAATTGACATTTGCTTAATCGGACCCCTtgattttggattaaattgtgAGAGAGGTTGTGGCCCTTGCAGCAGGTTGCAGGGTCGGATAAACGCGTGATAGCAAAGGCCCTTGACCCTTGCTGTTCTCGCGATGGTCTCGGCCCTTGCCTCAAATCTGGTTGGTCTCGCTATTGCTCCAGATTTGAGCGATGGTCGCCCTTATCGTGGGAGGGCCGCCCTCATCTAGATTGGTTTAGGAGGGGCTGCGGCCTGCTAGCACCTGGTGAGGTTGCAATGGACCTCATCTAGCACACTTGCGACGTGCACGCTCTCTAGTTTTTATGGCAAGTGGTGGAGGTGGTACTGAGTCTACTGACATTCTTGTCGAATTTGCTTGAGCTCGACAAGCGACAACGGTCCCTCGCTAGCGCATGAGCCACCTCTcccttctctttttaattttttattttttggaatatgCATATTGAAAGcatttaaatttatcacaaaaagtacaattaaatcataaaatttgttaaatttgttcaatcaagtccttctATTAACTCTGTCCAATTTGACTAATAAAAAATGTTGACATAACCTTTTGCTATTATGTTTTTCTCCTATGTGGCCATCTCGGGTGCGAAATGATAACGCTTTTAGgcgggaagagtttttttttttttcagaaataattattttctatttatatcctagaaaacaatttctaagtaaaagaacccgtttgataaccgcacaaaatttctactcttggaatagaaaaaaatagaaatgtgtttagtaacgcaacaatttcttttttgtatttattcattttttattcttgctcatggCCCGCCCCTCGCTGCCACTGCTGCATGAATGCCGGCCGCCGATCGTCACCGCCGATCGCCACTCGCACACCCCATTGGTCGCGCAacgaccggcggtggcggcggtgtcGACGACCGGCGGCGGCAGTGGCCCGGCGTCCGGAATCGGCGGCGACATCCGAGCCGGCGCGCCGcgacaagagagagaaataaaagaaaaataaaaaagaaaatttgcctatttctagaaattgttcaaaacaagaatcaactttttttcgCTTCTCATttttactccaaatctattccctggctaactttctatttccgtgaataaaaaaacaacttGCGTTGTCAaatgaatttgttcttttttttgttccgggaataaaagaacaaaattcgGAAGAAATAGAAACTTTACCATACACTACCCTCGTGGCCAAAAATATcattttggtccaaatttgattttttatatagaagatttatttaaataaaacccaaaataaactaaattagagagagaaacccAGTGATGAGGGCTACAAGCCCTTCCTGCTATTACTCCACCATTGTTGGATCCTAATGACCATTGCCTGCTATAGGCGAGGGCCTAAGGCCCTGCCCCCAATCTAGCCGAGTGTCACTAGCCCTTCCTCACCGTTGCCGCCCCTTCCCGGTGATGATGGGGCAATattggtgagggcttgcaaccCTCATGACTTGGTTTTAccctttttttgaaaaaaagaaaaagaaaaagaaagaaagttagCTTATTTtataatcttattttaaattaaattgatattgaaaataAGATTTGGATCAAATTGACGTTCTTTTAGTCTTATAGTCCATGGATTAGCTACTTAATTGCCGTGTAggataaaattataaaaataaaaatcatttcagtAATTTCTGTTAGCCAAATTGAACCAAGTTAACGGAAGAAATTAAttgtataaatataataaattttaagatttaatagcactttcacaaattttaagacttttggtgcacgtactttttttttttttttcattttacacCCTCTactatatttgattttttattttccattaatttttgaaaaacaaatttgttTAACAACAAATATCCTCGTCACGGTTGCCTATCCCTCTTCGTTTATCCACAGCACACTTCAGCGGCAGCGGGCACGGTGCAGACAAAGATGACCCGCAGCGCAAGATGAACGCTTGAGAATTCCCACTTCGATCGCTGCCCCTTCAGCGGGACTCCTCCAGCTTCTCACCATCTCTgcacagaaagagagagagagagagagaatttgctGACCAGTCGCCGCCATGGAGGTCGCTCCTCCCCTCAACTCAGTCCACTGCCGCCTGAGTGAGCGCTCTCTCCATCTCCTCTCACATGTTCTTGTAAGCGTTCCGGTGCTCTTCTGCAATTTCTCATTCTCTGtctgtgtctctctctctctccgtgcaGTGCGAAATCCCGGTTGCAGTCATCTGGTGAAGGCGGCTCCCACCTCCGTTCCACTGGTAACCAACTCTCCCCTCGCTCGGTCCGTCTGCTGTGCCTGTTGGACATATGACGATCGACGTTAATCTCTGTTGGCAATGCTGCTCATGTACCCATTTGATCATTTGCTGCTAATTGCTTGGTGCGACCGGGGCGAGGGTCCCAACGTCGTTCTCCGCGGGGGGCGGGGGGCGGTCGTGCGAAATCGGCTCAATGGGTCGATTTTCATGCTCTAGCTAAAGAGCCTGCACTTGGATGTTGAGTTCGAATTGTTGGAATTTTGGTCGGGTCCTGTGTAGTCCGAGATGAAGCAAGAGGCGTCGTGAGTTGTGGTCGACGTGGTCGCTCTGAGATGCTTTGTGATTCTATAATGTGCTGTTCTTCTTGCTGGAGAAATTTGGATCTATATTGGTGCATGGAAGTTAAAAACTGAATTTTCCTTTCCAATGGTACAAGGTGCAAGGTTCACAGAGGGAAGTAGCTTTTGTATGTGTGGCCCAGTGACTGAATATTTTATGGGAATCCCACGTGATTAGATGGCTCAATGACTTAAGGATTCGAGCTGTAACAAACGTGGAACAATGTTTTACCTTTGGTTCCCCTGCATTAACTGATTAATTTGAAAAAGCGCGCCATCTTAGTTGTGtaaaggtctttttttttttaaatgtttcatGTGCAGATTTCCTCGTCTTCCAAAAGCAGGGGTTTCAGGATCTCCTTTCCTACAAATGCAAATTCTCTTAAAAGTAGTTTCTCTGGTGCTGGTGCACTTGGTTCTTTGAAGGTATGTTTCATCGAAGCTGCTTAGTTGTTTCTTTATGAAGTTGCTGGCTGTTCTAAATATCTGATTCTGCACCATTCGTTTTAGATCTGTATGCGAATCACCTACTCATTGTAGGTGTAGTCATAGGGTAAGTATTACGTTCTTGATGATGCGGCCAGCTCATATCTCCATTTATAAGGGCATCGAGCTTACTATTCATAGGGACAAACTGAGTTTTGAGAACTGATTCAGTTAATTTAAGCACATCACTAGTTTTTAAGAACTAATTTTTGCTTGCATATGACCAAGGTAGTCCTACCAGGTCTTGTAGTTTCCATCCAGTTGTCAATTCTTATTGCTATATATGATCATGCAACATCCCACATTTGCAGTCATCAATCCACCTTTCAGCAAACCGATACCATTATCCAACTACAACCAGTTGTTGCTTTTAATTTTAGCATGTGCtagttatttttcttatctATCATAATCATTTGACcctatttataattatatttggCTTATTTGGTTATGAAATTGCTTCTAGAAGCAGTCTTCATTAGTTTCTACATTCAGCAAGGAAGTACTTGCCGAAGGCTCAGTGAGTCTAACTAATGGATGTTGATGGTCATGACTCGTAGTCTTTTGTTTATATGTACAAGTCACTACCAATATCTTGGAGTATGTTTGGGATACTGCTTTGTTTATGTGAGATTTCTGAGTTCTTTTGCTTAAAGAGCAAGCTGCATTTTAGATGCTACGTGCTTACCAAAGATCAATCAAAATCTAGTTGTTTAAATGGTTATTTTTCTGAAACAGATGAAACTGACAAACAAGCCCGTGTTGAAACATTATCTTTTCCATTCAGTTGACTTCCTGCAAATCTGTTTCTACGTGAGTGACTTGATTCTTCTTTTCTAAACTCCCTTTCAAGGGTATATTAGTTTGATTGAGTTTTGAACTGTCAGTTCAATGAGAACATTTGCCGGAATTAAAATCTAGGAGAAACAATCGTGTCAAATAAGCTTTGATTGTTGCCTGGCGTGATGATGATCTACTTGAGTAATTTTGGACAGCTAGAATCCTATTTATGCTTGGTCCATGTGGTTTGTGTCACCACATATTCGTAACCTGAATCACTTTTAAGCTCAGATAACATTTGTTCCTTCATCAGACGGAACTTCCACTTTGGGTGCAGCCTTTTCAGGAAACATGTATTAACTGCTAGTAAGAAGATAAAAGTACCAACTAGTGAATCTAGGAACCATGCCATCAGAAAGTTATTGATCATGTGGTTGCCCTAACCTTTGTGCCGCTGGTCCTTCAGTGGAGTTGAAACAAAACTGCTGTTAAATTTTGCTTCatggtttcttttttatattttgcagCATTACTGTCAGAGATTCTCGGTTCCTTCAACATCTTCTCTCTCATCAGATAGGTCATATCAACAGTATGTGGTGACCATCAGGAATGATCATCCTCAAAATGCAGATTTTCCTCGCACCTActcaagaaaagagaagaaacccTTCAAAGTACCAATTGTTGAGATGAGGCGAGCAGCAAGGGAGAGACTTAAGAAGAGGAAAGATCAGCCCAGAAAACCTGTTTCACCTCCGAAAAATGGGCTGGTCGTTAAAAGCCTTATACCATTGGCTTATAATGTTTTCAATGCAAGGATTACATTAATCAACAATCTCAAGACACTCTTGAAAGTAGTACCGGTCCTTGCTTGTGGGTAATATTCTTGCACATTTAATGGTCTTGAAGATCCTTTTTCTGATGACATAAACTAATGGCATCTGTGGCTATAATTTGTTTTTCACAAGACAATTCAGCCTTCATTTCTTTACATGAAAGGATTTTCTTGCCTCACTTGCTTGCCACAATAGTTTCATGTCTGCTTGTAGATAGTCACTAAATGTTCTTCCTGTCCACGAAGTCACATTTCTGACACAAATAGAACCACTATTTTCACTCAAGAAATAGGTGGCATGTTGACTGAGTTTTACATTCTTTTACACTTTTCAATGTCCTAGTTCATCTTTGTTTTTGGTGGCTGTTGGAGATCCTTTTATGGCTCACAGAAATTTTCTAGATGATTCAGCAATAGCTGTTGCTGTAGATGGTGTTTTTGCGGGGGAAACTCTATTGAACTATTTAATAGTTGTTGAAATAAGGCCATATCACTTGATGACTGTAGAAATTGAATGGCTTCACATAATAGTTACTTCTTGCAAGGAAACTGCAGATTTGACTTCTAAGCCTTACAGTTGCATCTGTATGGTCATTGGACTGTGGCACTTTACTGTTAAAGCCATTAAATGGATCTAGTCCTTGATGAGCCAAGTTATTTATCACGTAGCCTACATTTCCAGTATTGGTTGACATATCTAATTTTCCTTATGGACTTTTAAATTGGTCAATAATGTACCACCATAACCCATGCAGGTGGTGCGGTGAAATCCATGTGGGACCTGTTGGGCATCCATTCAAGTCATGTAAAGGTCCAAATTCATCTATGCGCAAGGGCCATCATGGGTGGACAAACGCCACCATTGAAGATATATTGCCACCAGTTGAAGCTTATCACCTATTTGATAGACTTGGGAAGCGTATCTCTCATGATGAGAGGTTTTCAATTCCTCGAATCCCTGCTGTAGTTGAGCTCTGCATCCAAGCTGGTGTTGAAATTCCCGATTTACCTAcgaaaaggaggagaaaaccTATAATTCGTATCGGGAAGAAAGAATTTGTTGATGCGGATGAAAGCGAGCTCCCTGACCCCATCCCAGAAGCTCCCATAATTCCAATGCTGACTGAACTACCTGATTCTCAGACACTGGCACCAtctgatgatgaagaaaagctCTTGCTGGCAGAGGAAACATTGCAGGCATGGGAGAAGATGAGGCATGGATCCAAGAAGCTGATGAGGGTGTACCCCGTGAGGGTTTGTGGATACTGTCCAGAAGTGCACGTGGGTCCAACTGGGCACAAGGCGCAGAATTGCGGGAACACAAGCACCAACAACGGAATGGGCAGCATGGATGGCAATCTGCTGTGCTCGATGACTTGATACCTCCTAGATACGTATGGCATGTTCCCAATGCTGATGGCCGTCCATTACAACGAGAGCTAATAAGCTTCTATGGAAAAGCGCCTGTGGTGGTTGAGATATGTGTGCAGGCTGGTGCAAACGTGCCAGAGCAGTACAAACCAACCATGAGATTGGATGTAGGGATTCCCTTGGATGTCAGAGAAGCGGAAATGGTAGTTTGAGGTGATTGCAGTGTGTCCAATAGTTGGAATATCTTACAGCACACGCTAGAAGATAGTAGACGGCATAAAGGTCCAGCTCGGTGAGAGTTTTTCCTTTCGCCGAACTGTCTGACACCCAATATGACGAGCTCTAGCTATTCCATAGTTTTTGCTTAGAACCGTTGTAATCAATGTAGAGTAGAACTATACCTGGAAAGCGATTCATTCATTGAGGTCATTGTTTTTGTATAATAGGGGGTACCGAACCTATCATTTCCTCAAGAAGATCTGAtacttcatatttttctttgaagataaGTTGGATATTTCCTAATTGTTTTTATGTGCGGTTTTCTGTGTCTGTAAAAGCATTAGCATCAGTGTACACCTCAGACCTTGCAAGGGAGTATTTACTTGACAGATCAATTCTGCTTAATTTTGTCATTTATCATTTGTGTTGTCATCATTTGGCCAATAGTTGCAGTCTACTATTCATCAACCTTTTTACTGTGTATGCGTAGTCTTTATTGGTGCTTTTTTGGGCAACTTAAGCTATCTTTCGGGATTCTCATTAGAGTCAATTAGACGGGCATAATCATTCTGGCCATAATATGCTTCCTTCTGGCTTCTCATTCCGTGAAGCCATTTTTTTGGAGTTATTAACTAAATCCCTTCAATGAAGGAAAAATGGAAAGCGGTCAACAATTATGTGATGAAGTCCTTCCCATTCTCCTGCTACAGATGACAGGCTGTAGAGATCTTGTGGTGAAACTTCGCTTCAGATTAGCACGGCAGAAATCTGGGATGGAGAATAACCTGAGACTTTCTTCTGAATCTGCTTTCGATTTATTTTGACGGTAGTCTCTCTCTGTTTTAGCAAGCTGGATGCTACAAAGTGATCTTGGACGTTCTTCTCCAGCGTTGCAGAAGCAACAAATCTGGAGAAGGCTCATCCGCAACCAGCTTTGAAAGCTCTCAAGGGCAGTCTCGTGACCAAGGACGCGGTATGCATTTTCATTTGCTTAGTTCCATGTCCTGTGAACAGCGAGCTGTGCTTTTCAGAATGAGAAATTCCATTCTGGGACGTTCAGTTTTGAGGTTAAAAAACTGGCCTCATTCCCCGGGTATCTTCTACAATGCATGTTGCAATCATTTTTCGGGAAGTAGTTTTTGGGTCTCTTGCCAATTCGTGGGTCTTAATCTGCTTCACCAGAAGATTGCTAAGTTCTCATGAAATAATAGCTCCAGGCAAGCATTGGAGGATGCTCTTCTTGTATTCTGGCTCCCAGATGCTTGACTGAGGAATGTGTACATGCAGCGAAAAAGCAAAATGAGCCGTCTAGGATTGTCTTTGTTAGTGCTACCGGTGCTGGAGAAACTGCTAATCCGGCAAACGTTTGTGATGAAATTCATGAGCACAAGGCACAGAATTGCGTGGCATACAAGCACCGAAAGCGGACTGGGGCAGCTCTGCTCGGCGACCCGATAGCTCCCTGATGTCAAGAGCCCCATGCCACCTGCTCGATATTGGGAGTAAACTCGACACTATTAGATGATAGATTTATCACGGGTGTatcattttaggatttttttataaaatgaatattaattttggataaatataATACGGTTGTactagtttcaattttttttttttttgcggtataaaaattagtttaagacaAATGTAGCGTGGATATATCagtttcaattttcattttactaTAGGTAAGATATGGTACATGAAGATAAATAAGAGGGATAAGGAAGCAAAACCCCACCATACATACATACTTTTAGCAATAGAAggaatttttagaatagaaaattttgCATCACGACAATTTTCTTTGGAGGCAACCATATTATTGAATTGTTTAGCTTTTGATAATAATTTCTTGTTCCATAAATCACTCATTCATTGTATGCGTAATTCGGATTGATCATAACAAACCAATTTAAAATACTTTTTTAGTAAGGTCATGTTACGCAAAAGATGATACATGAATTTATGTTAGATTAATGTCTTCATGTGTTATAAACATTTACTTATTGCTAGAGTTGAATATCATATAAATGAACAAGGAGTACATTACAAATTAGCTGGGTTTCTATTTTTATAACATACTTCGTGtggaaaaagtaaaatcaaagtgaggaaaaaaaaggggttttgaaaattaaatacaTTATCaaggggaataaaaaaaagaaaaaaaagtgggaGTGGATATGAAGAAAGTCAGTGCAAGATGCCGGGGACGCCTTGAAATTGGCAAAAAGAATCGCTTGAGGATCACTCGCCTCAGTCTACCAACTTCATCTCTCTCCTCGTCGCCGCGCTAACAACACCAACTCAAAGCGAGAGAGATCAGCCGCCGCGATCGCCGCCGTCCAGCAGAGAGCTTTCCGCCATGGAAGtcgcttcctcttcttctcctcctccgcaGCAGCACTCGTTACGGCTCTGTCGCagtgcgctctctctctctctctctctctttgtgtggCGTGCATGTTGCGTCTTCTGTGCTTTCACGCGCGTTTCTGATTTCTTTCTCTCGTTCTGTTTCTTGCGAAGTGCGGAACTCAGGTTTCGGGGACTCGAGGAGCTTCTCCCCGCCGCCTCTCGTGCCGGTAATCTCCGCCGCCCTCTCTCTCCGTCGTTCGTTTTCGCGATCGAACCTCCCGGGGGTTCGGaggcgcctctctctctctattttcttttctttctttcgtgcTTTCTTCGCGATTGATTTCGGAATCTCCGTTTCGTTTCCTTGAAAACCGAGCAAACTCGGCGCCTTTTTCGATCGTCGAATCTAGTGCGGCTGCTCGTGTTCCTCCCGCGAAGTGCGTTGGATTCAGTCTCACTTTTGTCCGCGCCTGTGCGTTTCGTTCGGAAGAGGAGGGTGAACCTGGGGACTGCGGCGGAGTGTTGGTTGACTGGACTATGAGATGATTTTTTAGAAGCTTTAAGCATTagattgatgatttgccaaatAGCAGAAGGCGTAACAGCAGTGTACATGTAGGATTATAGTGAAAACATAAGAGGAATAGGAACAGACTGAGTTGTGAAAAAGGATGAGCTGCTGAGCATCTTCTGTTTTGCATCTGTTGCTTGTCAGTTTAGATGAGGTTTATGATGACACCAGGATTTTTTTATGGCCTTTACGTTCCGCTCATCTTTATCGCagttgataattttctttttgtctgaaTCTTTTTGCAGTTCTCTGTGCACAAAGGAGCTAATAGTGGGCACTCTCTTTATAGACCTTTGATTCTTAGAAGTTCCAGTAATTGTAAGTATTCATGTTTTAGCATGTACAGTGCAAAGAGTAACAATGAACTACATTATCAGTATCATTATATGGGTTCCATTGAAATGAATGGGTTCATTGCGGTGTTTCATTTCTAGTTTGCTCTTTTATAGACGTCCTCCTTAGGGCCTTACCTAGAAAGTGTTGTTTCGTAGACCTTGCCATGATCAGGGTGCTGAAAGTTACAATCTCGGATCGTTATCTGGTCTGATTGTGTGGTGCCTGTGTCTAGTGCTGCATTTTCAGAAAGGGAGGTTAAGCCATGCTTCAGGATTACTGTGAGAGAGGAAAATGAAAGCACTACTCAACATATATTGAcctctttatctctcttttctGAATCTTGATTTGTTCGAGCAACTCAAAGATTTCCTTCCGGGGCCTCCTATTGCTTGTACCTTGCACTCATCATTGGCTATTCCTTTTGGAAACCTCCAGTGAATATGTTTGG
This genomic stretch from Eucalyptus grandis isolate ANBG69807.140 chromosome 3, ASM1654582v1, whole genome shotgun sequence harbors:
- the LOC104437489 gene encoding LOW QUALITY PROTEIN: APO protein 2, chloroplastic (The sequence of the model RefSeq protein was modified relative to this genomic sequence to represent the inferred CDS: inserted 1 base in 1 codon), which codes for MEVAPPLNSVHCRLMRNPGCSHLVKAAPTSVPLISSSSKSRGFRISFPTNANSLKSSFSGAGALGSLKMKLTNKPVLKHYLFHSVDFLQICFYHYCQRFSVPSTSSLSSDRSYQQYVVTIRNDHPQNADFPRTYSRKEKKPFKVPIVEMRRAARERLKKRKDQPRKPVSPPKNGLVVKSLIPLAYNVFNARITLINNLKTLLKVVPVLACGWCGEIHVGPVGHPFKSCKGPNSSMRKGHHGWTNATIEDILPPVEAYHLFDRLGKRISHDERFSIPRIPAVVELCIQAGVEIPDLPTKRRRKPIIRIGKKEFVDADESELPDPIPEAPIIPMLTELPDSQTLAPSDDEEKLLLAEETLQAWEKMRHGSKKLMRVYPVRVCGYCPEVHVGPTGHKAQNCGXHKHQQRNGQHGWQSAVLDDLIPPRYVWHVPNADGRPLQRELISFYGKAPVVVEICVQAGANVPEQYKPTMRLDVGIPLDVREAEMVV